One window of Acidobacteriota bacterium genomic DNA carries:
- a CDS encoding ATP-binding protein — protein MVPRTYWLNLIESAWKRKSVVWLSGVRRVGKTFLCKSIQNIEYFDCELPRVRKQMEDPEGFLATLGKKKVVLDEIHRLSNPSELLKIAADHFPSVKLIATGSSTLQASTRFRDTLSGRKTDIWLTPMNSSDLTDFGNHDLAHRFLRGGLPPFFMSPHLPERDFQDWIDSYWARDIQELFRLERRHSFQKYMEMLFAQSGGLFEANRFAKPCEVSRGTISNYLSVLEATWIIHVIRPFSTRRSVEIIAAPKTYAFDTGFVCYYRGWHHLRDDDFGLLWEHWVLNEMQSHLQAPIVHYWRDKQGHEIDFILIPRGRKPIAIECKWKAENFDPTNLKVFRNQYPDGPNWVVCQDVLHTYTRIHANMKVTFMGTGDLRTHIERIFPKK, from the coding sequence ATGGTACCACGAACGTACTGGCTCAATCTGATAGAATCTGCATGGAAGAGGAAATCCGTCGTCTGGCTCTCCGGAGTACGACGGGTCGGGAAAACCTTTCTCTGCAAGAGCATTCAGAACATCGAATACTTCGACTGTGAACTACCGCGGGTGCGAAAGCAGATGGAAGATCCTGAGGGATTCCTTGCCACTCTCGGGAAAAAGAAGGTCGTCTTGGATGAAATTCATCGTCTTTCCAATCCATCCGAGCTTCTGAAGATCGCTGCCGATCATTTCCCGTCAGTAAAGCTCATCGCAACAGGATCTTCCACTCTCCAGGCTTCTACACGCTTTCGCGACACTCTGTCGGGAAGAAAAACCGACATCTGGCTTACTCCCATGAATTCATCCGATCTGACGGATTTCGGCAATCACGACCTTGCACATCGTTTCCTCAGAGGAGGGCTTCCCCCATTCTTCATGAGCCCTCATCTTCCTGAGAGAGACTTCCAGGATTGGATCGATTCATACTGGGCGCGAGACATCCAGGAACTCTTCAGACTGGAACGACGACACTCTTTTCAGAAATACATGGAGATGCTCTTTGCTCAGAGCGGCGGTCTGTTCGAAGCGAACCGCTTCGCAAAGCCTTGTGAGGTAAGTCGCGGAACCATCAGCAATTACCTTTCGGTTCTTGAAGCTACCTGGATCATCCACGTCATCCGCCCATTTTCAACCCGCCGCTCCGTCGAGATCATCGCCGCTCCTAAAACATATGCTTTTGATACAGGCTTCGTCTGTTATTACCGCGGATGGCATCACCTGAGAGACGATGACTTCGGTTTGCTTTGGGAGCACTGGGTGCTCAATGAAATGCAAAGCCACCTGCAAGCCCCCATTGTCCATTACTGGCGCGATAAACAAGGCCACGAGATTGACTTCATTCTCATTCCCCGAGGTAGGAAACCGATAGCGATTGAGTGCAAGTGGAAAGCCGAGAATTTCGATCCAACGAATCTGAAAGTTTTTCGAAACCAGTATCCCGACGGGCCGAACTGGGTCGTTTGCCAAGATGTGCTTCATACATACACACGGATCCATGCAAACATGAAAGTAACGTTCATGGGAACCGGCGATCTGCGCACGCATATCGAACGGATTTTCCCGAAAAAATAA
- a CDS encoding DUF4412 domain-containing protein, with protein MKTTVFQAGKPVSAFIMDLSAQMITQINYGDRSYITSTIQEFVQTMKGAVNTAMKQMEEALKQVPPEQRKMMEEMMRSQMPKQEDCPEAKTELRRTGHQETIAGYTAIRYDVLVDGKMTSELWISKGIDAWKEIDPEKLQKLSAEFEKLAGCGNKTGLSVSDPSWKVVAEGFPMRTVMKMGEVTVIELVKAESKAIPAAEFQPPAGFARKTWQEMMHQ; from the coding sequence ATGAAGACCACGGTCTTTCAGGCCGGGAAACCGGTCTCCGCATTCATCATGGATCTGAGCGCACAGATGATCACGCAGATAAACTATGGAGACAGGTCTTACATCACGTCCACCATCCAGGAGTTCGTTCAGACTATGAAAGGGGCGGTGAACACCGCGATGAAACAGATGGAAGAAGCGTTGAAACAGGTCCCACCCGAGCAACGCAAGATGATGGAAGAGATGATGCGCTCACAGATGCCGAAGCAGGAGGATTGTCCGGAGGCCAAGACGGAGCTTCGGAGGACTGGGCACCAGGAGACGATCGCAGGATACACCGCCATTCGCTACGATGTCTTGGTCGATGGCAAAATGACCTCGGAACTTTGGATCTCCAAAGGAATCGACGCATGGAAAGAGATAGACCCTGAAAAGCTCCAGAAGCTCTCCGCAGAGTTCGAAAAGCTTGCCGGATGCGGCAACAAGACAGGGTTGTCAGTCTCCGATCCTTCATGGAAGGTCGTTGCGGAAGGATTTCCCATGAGGACAGTAATGAAGATGGGGGAAGTAACGGTGATCGAACTCGTGAAAGCCGAGAGCAAAGCGATCCCCGCAGCAGAATTTCAGCCCCCGGCCGGATTTGCCCGGAAGACCTGGCAGGAGATGATGCACCAATAG
- a CDS encoding arginine decarboxylase, pyruvoyl-dependent — MTYVPTKLFLTKGVGKHKEKLASFEMALRKADIAHLNLVRVSSIFPPHCKLISKNSGMKYLKPGQITHVVISECSTNEPHRLIAASVGVALPKNPDNYGYLSEHHAHGQVEENAGDYAEDLAASMLATILGVEFDPDKSWNEKKEIWKISSEIFKTTNITQSAIGDKTGLWTTVIAAAILIA; from the coding sequence ATGACGTACGTTCCAACAAAACTATTTCTTACAAAGGGAGTGGGAAAACACAAGGAGAAGCTCGCCAGTTTTGAGATGGCTCTGAGGAAGGCAGATATTGCCCATTTGAATCTTGTCAGAGTATCGAGCATCTTCCCGCCGCACTGTAAGCTTATTTCCAAGAACTCCGGGATGAAGTATCTAAAGCCTGGCCAGATCACACACGTCGTCATCAGTGAATGCTCAACAAACGAGCCGCACCGGCTCATCGCTGCATCCGTGGGCGTTGCTCTCCCTAAGAATCCAGACAACTATGGATACCTCTCCGAACACCACGCGCACGGGCAGGTCGAGGAGAACGCTGGCGATTACGCCGAGGATCTTGCAGCTTCGATGCTGGCTACTATCCTGGGAGTTGAATTCGATCCGGACAAGAGTTGGAACGAGAAAAAAGAGATCTGGAAGATCAGCAGCGAGATATTCAAGACCACGAATATCACCCAGTCTGCCATCGGTGATAAGACGGGGCTATGGACGACGGTCATTGCCGCAGCCATTCTTATTGCATGA
- a CDS encoding deoxyhypusine synthase, translating to MSKFLKNPVEPFEVNGKKKIDAILDDMGKTSFQGRNLSRAFRVWQNMLEEDAFIFFGLAGAMVPAGMRKIVSYLIENRMIDCIVSTGANLFHDTCETIGYRHYIGSPNADDLELLKHGVDRIYDTFASEKEFEKVDVYIYRFAESLDRSRVYTTREFLNLLGKELLKKFGNEGIVSTAARVGIPVYCPAIGDSSIGIALAAFDSGRDGFFKFDVVGDVRETAEIVMKNRTTGVIYISGGTPKNFIQQTEVTAPMIDKVKVGHKYAIQITADSPNWGGLSGCTFEEAQSWGKISKNAMMASVNCDSTIALPIIASALAARYGNRMKKRPLKKYPFNM from the coding sequence ATGAGCAAATTCCTGAAAAATCCTGTTGAACCATTTGAGGTAAATGGGAAAAAGAAGATCGATGCCATCCTTGATGATATGGGGAAGACCTCCTTTCAGGGAAGAAATCTTTCCCGGGCTTTCAGGGTATGGCAGAACATGCTCGAAGAGGATGCCTTCATCTTCTTCGGGCTTGCGGGAGCAATGGTCCCTGCCGGGATGAGGAAGATCGTCTCCTACCTGATAGAGAACAGGATGATCGATTGCATCGTTTCTACCGGTGCCAATCTCTTTCACGATACATGCGAGACGATCGGCTACAGGCACTACATCGGAAGCCCTAACGCAGACGACCTGGAACTTCTAAAACACGGGGTTGACCGCATCTACGATACCTTCGCCAGCGAGAAGGAGTTCGAGAAGGTCGATGTCTACATTTATAGATTTGCAGAGAGTCTGGATCGATCGAGGGTCTATACGACGCGAGAATTTCTCAACCTGCTTGGCAAAGAGCTCCTCAAAAAATTTGGCAACGAGGGAATTGTTTCGACGGCAGCCAGGGTGGGAATTCCTGTTTACTGTCCTGCCATCGGGGACTCCTCCATCGGGATCGCTCTTGCAGCCTTCGACAGCGGCAGAGACGGATTCTTTAAATTCGACGTCGTCGGAGATGTCCGAGAGACGGCTGAGATAGTCATGAAAAACAGGACCACGGGAGTCATCTACATCAGTGGCGGCACTCCGAAGAATTTCATTCAGCAGACTGAGGTCACGGCTCCTATGATCGACAAGGTTAAGGTGGGGCATAAATACGCCATCCAGATTACGGCAGATTCGCCTAACTGGGGAGGGCTTAGCGGCTGCACATTCGAGGAGGCCCAATCATGGGGAAAGATCTCTAAAAATGCGATGATGGCTTCCGTCAACTGCGATTCGACGATAGCTCTTCCGATCATTGCATCTGCCCTCGCTGCCCGTTACGGCAATCGGATGAAAAAGCGCCCGCTGAAGAAATATCCCTTTAATATGTAG
- the speB gene encoding agmatinase, whose product MKNPGKLRKRRVFGGEEAVIGGYEQSRVAVLPVPYEATTTYGKGTRNGPEAILRASENMELYDEEIGAEIFKIGIHTLPPLSFKSKDLLPGAIKHGGRVGREGCKSAFELIEDRVRSLLNDGKFPAILGGEHSITPSVVSAFMSGLKHCDLTVVQLDAHADLRDSYLGSKFNHACAMARVTEMCHAVQIGIRSMSFEESQKIKISSRRAESKNPFMYQTEPGRNWIVFASDMQDEGWIDKILPKIYGKVYLTIDLDYFDPSIMPSVGTPEPGGGHWHHTLEFLKKLSKKTHIVGLDVVELCPQRGNPASDFLAARLISKVLGYIFHRDLR is encoded by the coding sequence ATGAAAAATCCTGGCAAGTTAAGAAAAAGAAGAGTCTTTGGCGGTGAGGAAGCCGTCATCGGCGGTTATGAGCAATCCCGTGTAGCCGTGCTGCCTGTACCATACGAGGCGACGACGACCTATGGAAAGGGAACCAGGAACGGGCCAGAGGCCATCCTTAGAGCCTCGGAGAATATGGAGCTGTACGATGAAGAGATCGGCGCAGAGATCTTCAAAATTGGAATCCACACTCTGCCTCCGCTCTCTTTTAAATCGAAGGACCTCCTGCCGGGAGCTATCAAACATGGCGGAAGAGTGGGGAGGGAAGGTTGCAAATCAGCTTTTGAACTGATCGAGGACAGGGTAAGATCTCTTCTCAATGATGGGAAATTCCCTGCGATCCTCGGTGGCGAGCATTCGATCACTCCTTCTGTCGTCTCGGCCTTCATGAGCGGACTCAAGCATTGTGATCTGACCGTGGTTCAACTTGATGCACATGCAGATCTTCGCGATAGCTACCTCGGCTCGAAGTTCAACCATGCCTGCGCTATGGCGCGCGTCACCGAGATGTGCCATGCCGTCCAGATCGGCATCAGGAGCATGTCGTTTGAAGAGAGCCAAAAAATAAAAATATCGTCAAGAAGAGCTGAAAGCAAGAATCCGTTCATGTATCAAACTGAGCCTGGGAGGAACTGGATCGTCTTTGCTTCGGACATGCAGGATGAAGGATGGATCGATAAGATCCTTCCGAAAATCTACGGTAAAGTCTATCTGACGATAGACCTTGATTATTTCGACCCCTCCATCATGCCCTCCGTTGGAACACCTGAACCAGGAGGAGGGCACTGGCATCACACGCTCGAGTTTCTGAAAAAACTCTCCAAGAAAACTCATATCGTTGGCCTTGACGTCGTCGAGCTCTGTCCGCAGAGAGGAAACCCTGCCTCGGATTTCCTCGCCGCCAGGCTCATCTCTAAAGTCCTCGGCTACATCTTTCACAGAGACCTTCGATAA
- a CDS encoding protease complex subunit PrcB family protein: MKKIHKILILLVVLSLLIPVSQSTAGKKPKPPGDEPKPCNGIPFTEVLNENLSGFGEPAQGLINNEKEWCEFWDKVYALIEPKPPCDTTLIDFERETAVYVALGRRANSCYGVDITCVTKTGQKLEVDYDEIVPGKNCFCLDMIVTPVEAVKIEKYEGPAEFQHHIKELYCP; encoded by the coding sequence ATGAAAAAGATTCATAAAATCCTGATACTCTTGGTTGTTCTATCTCTTTTGATTCCAGTCTCTCAATCCACTGCCGGTAAGAAGCCCAAGCCTCCAGGAGATGAACCGAAGCCCTGCAACGGCATTCCTTTTACCGAGGTTCTAAATGAAAATCTCTCGGGCTTTGGTGAACCTGCTCAAGGACTCATCAACAATGAGAAGGAGTGGTGTGAATTCTGGGATAAAGTCTACGCTCTTATCGAGCCCAAACCTCCCTGCGACACGACCCTTATCGATTTTGAAAGAGAGACGGCAGTTTACGTGGCGCTCGGGAGAAGGGCGAACAGTTGCTATGGAGTGGATATAACCTGTGTGACGAAAACCGGACAGAAACTTGAAGTGGATTATGATGAAATCGTCCCGGGGAAGAACTGCTTCTGTCTTGATATGATTGTGACTCCGGTAGAGGCCGTGAAGATTGAAAAATATGAAGGTCCGGCAGAATTTCAGCACCACATAAAAGAGCTGTACTGTCCGTAG
- a CDS encoding ATP-binding protein, producing MTNSSRLTHNKAARIGSIIAIIILITFLHYSTPTAKAYFHNVYQRLYYIPIILSCYWFGFFGGVGSALIITILYIPHVTIHWKHEETYQFNQIVEIVMFFTIGAIAGYLSDREKRQRERYIRTAEERDHAFKELQQTFERLRLLDRLSTLGKLSAGMAHEIKNPLAGIYGSMEILEKEFDEENPKYEFVQILKKEINRLTGIVNRYLELARPRKPEKSVSNLNDTVKSLIEICSRQAEKDGITIKSNLDPALPDTLLDEGQIRQAILNILINAMEETPGGKSIEVETGILEKKIFVSIRDQGKGISESDMGKLFDPFFTTKKEGTGLGLPIAFQIITNHGGEIRVKNDLSGGAIFTILLSMETPGGAS from the coding sequence ATGACGAACAGTAGCAGGTTAACACATAACAAGGCAGCCAGAATCGGTTCTATCATCGCAATAATTATTCTCATCACATTTCTCCATTATTCCACCCCCACTGCAAAGGCATATTTTCACAACGTATACCAGAGGCTCTATTACATTCCAATAATCCTGTCCTGCTACTGGTTCGGGTTCTTTGGAGGGGTGGGCTCAGCCCTCATCATTACGATTCTCTATATTCCCCATGTTACCATCCACTGGAAGCATGAGGAGACCTACCAGTTTAACCAGATTGTTGAAATTGTAATGTTTTTCACGATTGGAGCCATTGCTGGCTATCTATCGGACAGGGAGAAGAGGCAAAGGGAGAGGTATATAAGGACTGCTGAAGAGAGGGATCATGCATTTAAAGAACTTCAACAAACCTTTGAGCGCCTGAGACTTCTCGACAGACTATCGACCCTCGGCAAGCTGTCCGCAGGCATGGCCCATGAGATCAAGAATCCCCTGGCAGGAATCTACGGCTCCATGGAAATACTTGAGAAAGAGTTTGATGAGGAGAACCCAAAATATGAATTTGTTCAGATTCTCAAAAAGGAGATCAACCGTCTCACAGGTATTGTCAACAGGTACCTTGAACTTGCCAGACCGCGCAAGCCTGAAAAGTCTGTCAGCAATTTGAACGATACAGTGAAATCACTGATAGAGATATGCTCAAGACAGGCTGAAAAGGATGGCATCACAATAAAATCAAATCTTGATCCAGCGCTCCCTGACACGCTTCTTGATGAAGGACAGATAAGGCAGGCCATTCTGAACATTCTGATCAATGCCATGGAAGAAACACCGGGGGGAAAATCCATAGAGGTAGAAACGGGAATTTTAGAAAAGAAGATTTTTGTTTCCATAAGAGATCAGGGGAAGGGCATTTCAGAAAGTGACATGGGAAAACTCTTCGACCCATTTTTTACAACTAAGAAAGAGGGAACAGGTCTTGGCTTGCCCATAGCTTTTCAGATCATAACAAATCATGGCGGAGAGATCCGCGTAAAAAATGACCTTTCAGGCGGAGCCATTTTTACTATTCTGCTTTCCATGGAAACTCCGGGAGGGGCATCTTGA
- a CDS encoding sigma-54 dependent transcriptional regulator: MKKKRILLIDDDESLRRIVEFNLTEDGYEVVSAADGITGFNLFKNENFDLVIADIRMPGMDGIDLLNRIKTISYDAIVIIITAHGTIESAIEAMKLGAFDFITKPFSKNQLSIIVKKAFEYGRLMEENRNLRRMVQDRYSFENIVGKSQSMEALYRSITRVAMVDSSVLISGESGTGKELFARAIHFNSSRAQEPFITVNCSAIPEHLFESELFGHRKGAFTGAVSDKVGKFEAADGGTIFLDEIAEIPLHLQSKILRVLQEGEIDKIGWVHPIKVDVRVISATNRKLEKLVSENKFREDLYYRLNIVPLHIPPLRERKDDIPLLADYFMRKFSERFGKVGLHLEKETFKYFEKHDWLGNVRELENTIERLVVMSQGNSIKAEDLPDNMLHPKVESEGIVGSLPKEGVALDEIERDVIRKALELNSWNQSKTASFLKISRQTLLYRMKKHKIG, from the coding sequence TTGAAGAAGAAGAGGATTCTACTAATAGACGATGATGAAAGCCTGAGAAGAATCGTGGAGTTCAATCTGACAGAGGATGGGTATGAAGTCGTAAGTGCTGCGGATGGGATCACCGGATTCAATCTCTTTAAGAATGAGAATTTTGATCTCGTCATCGCGGACATAAGAATGCCGGGAATGGATGGCATAGACCTTCTAAATCGAATTAAGACCATCTCCTATGATGCCATCGTCATCATCATTACGGCTCATGGAACCATAGAATCCGCCATAGAAGCCATGAAACTTGGGGCCTTTGATTTCATCACAAAACCTTTCTCGAAAAACCAGCTCAGCATAATTGTGAAAAAGGCTTTTGAGTATGGAAGGCTCATGGAAGAGAACAGAAACCTCAGGAGAATGGTTCAGGACCGATACTCTTTTGAAAATATTGTTGGAAAATCTCAATCGATGGAAGCCCTGTACAGAAGCATCACCAGAGTCGCCATGGTTGATAGTTCCGTCCTGATTTCTGGTGAGAGCGGTACGGGTAAGGAACTCTTTGCCAGAGCGATTCACTTCAATAGCTCCAGAGCACAGGAACCTTTCATAACAGTCAATTGCAGTGCCATTCCTGAACACCTGTTCGAATCCGAGCTCTTCGGGCATAGAAAGGGAGCATTCACGGGAGCCGTGTCGGATAAGGTGGGAAAGTTTGAAGCAGCGGATGGGGGAACAATATTTCTTGATGAAATTGCAGAAATCCCTCTCCACCTTCAATCGAAAATTTTAAGAGTTCTCCAGGAGGGAGAGATAGATAAAATCGGATGGGTTCATCCCATCAAAGTAGATGTTCGGGTCATTTCTGCAACAAACAGGAAGCTTGAAAAACTTGTTTCGGAAAATAAATTCAGGGAAGATCTCTACTATAGACTCAACATAGTCCCTCTTCACATCCCTCCTCTAAGAGAGAGAAAGGATGACATTCCCCTTCTGGCAGACTACTTTATGAGAAAATTTTCAGAAAGGTTTGGAAAGGTAGGCCTCCATCTTGAAAAAGAGACTTTCAAGTACTTTGAAAAACACGATTGGCTTGGCAATGTGCGTGAGCTTGAGAACACCATTGAAAGACTTGTTGTCATGAGCCAGGGTAACTCTATCAAGGCTGAAGATCTTCCCGACAATATGCTGCATCCAAAGGTTGAATCGGAAGGTATTGTAGGCTCCCTCCCAAAAGAAGGAGTAGCTCTGGATGAAATTGAAAGAGATGTCATAAGAAAGGCTCTTGAATTGAATAGCTGGAATCAGAGCAAAACGGCAAGTTTTTTAAAAATCAGCAGGCAAACCCTCCTTTACAGAATGAAGAAGCACAAGATTGGATAA
- a CDS encoding TolC family protein, whose product MSLIKRYFMVFLPLAIFMQLLPSYSGEQEEGEADFSGTLELDSLILYAIEHNPELESLRKQIEAANSRIPQARALEDPMFEIEVDSVPIDTINLSEAMQIKYTATQRMPFRGKLSLQGDIASKSAIALKDIFHDREREIISKVKKSYYKIYLADKSIQINRENKKIMTELEEIARTKYSVGEGTQQDVLKALVELINLDNELILLEQEMESARAELNRLLNRPSLAPIGMPRNFEYKELKISIDSLQKAALERRPILTSLQNMIEMNKLALALSKKQYYPDFSTGFSYGQTNMGRDRWSLMVGLNIPLWYRKKQAYGVIEAENNLKSSMADYEAARNLVLFEVRDSYLRVSSSFKKLELYKDGIIPQAEQSFKSAIAGYKTNLIDFLTLLDNWRTLLRFWLDYHSLLAQYQQDLSDLEFAVGGTLSEISGE is encoded by the coding sequence ATGAGTCTAATAAAAAGATATTTCATGGTATTTCTGCCACTTGCGATCTTCATGCAACTATTGCCCTCGTATTCCGGGGAACAGGAAGAGGGGGAAGCGGATTTTTCTGGAACTCTCGAACTTGATTCTTTAATCTTGTATGCCATTGAACATAATCCAGAACTCGAATCTTTAAGAAAGCAAATTGAAGCTGCAAATTCGAGAATACCCCAGGCCAGAGCCCTTGAAGATCCGATGTTTGAAATTGAAGTTGATTCTGTTCCGATTGACACCATCAATCTCTCCGAAGCCATGCAGATAAAGTACACGGCGACTCAAAGGATGCCATTCAGAGGAAAACTCTCCCTTCAGGGTGACATCGCTTCCAAAAGCGCCATAGCGTTAAAAGACATTTTTCATGATAGAGAAAGGGAAATCATTTCAAAAGTCAAGAAGTCCTACTATAAGATCTATCTTGCGGACAAATCCATCCAGATCAACAGAGAAAACAAAAAAATCATGACCGAACTTGAAGAAATTGCCAGGACAAAGTATTCCGTTGGTGAAGGGACTCAGCAAGATGTGTTGAAAGCTCTTGTGGAACTGATCAATCTTGACAATGAGTTGATCCTTCTGGAACAGGAAATGGAATCAGCCAGGGCAGAGCTGAACAGGCTATTGAATCGCCCCAGCCTTGCACCCATCGGGATGCCTCGCAATTTTGAATACAAAGAGTTGAAAATCTCCATCGATTCTCTTCAGAAGGCTGCACTTGAGAGAAGGCCGATTCTCACGTCACTTCAAAATATGATTGAAATGAATAAATTGGCACTTGCTCTTTCAAAAAAGCAGTATTACCCCGACTTCAGCACAGGTTTTTCATATGGCCAGACGAACATGGGCAGAGACAGGTGGAGCCTCATGGTTGGCTTGAATATCCCTCTCTGGTACAGGAAAAAACAGGCCTACGGTGTCATTGAGGCAGAGAATAATCTTAAATCGAGCATGGCAGACTACGAGGCAGCAAGGAATCTTGTACTCTTTGAGGTGCGCGATTCATACTTGAGAGTGTCGTCAAGTTTCAAAAAGCTTGAACTCTATAAAGATGGAATCATACCCCAGGCAGAACAATCTTTTAAATCAGCCATCGCCGGGTATAAAACCAATCTCATTGATTTTCTGACCCTTCTCGACAACTGGAGAACTCTCCTCAGATTCTGGCTTGATTACCATTCCCTCCTCGCTCAATATCAACAAGACCTGTCCGATCTTGAATTCGCAGTTGGAGGAACATTATCTGAAATATCAGGAGAATAG
- a CDS encoding efflux RND transporter periplasmic adaptor subunit: protein MTVSKRSKFIIFIGVLAIIVIVLGFSLYSTDLIPFVFKGGQEQKTSLKYHCPMHPVIISDKPGDCPICNMRLVPIAEQQGTPVTTSKKKIMYRSTMNPVEISDKPGKDSMGMDMEPFEVEEGEGGSTVSSLATVSIAPAARQRMGLTLGFIEKRELSRDIRTSARIVADETRLFRVTTKVEGWVDTLFINVTGQEVRKGEPLLAIYSPELVSAQQEYLLAIQTVKELARSSNDNVLRSADMLLEAALRRLQLWDISDDQIKRLEQTGQVEKNLTLYAPASGWVIEKNILAGQKIMPGDSLLVIADLTHVWGDADIYQSDLPYVKVGMPVEVTIPFWESKTFKGTVTFITPTLDAQTRTVKARLDIENPELLLKPEMYANARLFYSLGEMLAIPEAAIMRTGEQIYAFKEAGDGRLIPIQIKIGPRADGFFQLLSGLNKGDRVATSANFLVDSESQLKAALEAVGGHKH, encoded by the coding sequence ATGACTGTCTCAAAGAGATCAAAATTTATTATTTTCATAGGAGTGCTGGCCATTATTGTTATCGTGCTGGGATTTTCCCTTTATTCAACGGACCTTATTCCCTTCGTCTTCAAGGGAGGTCAGGAGCAAAAGACCTCTTTAAAGTATCACTGCCCGATGCATCCGGTGATCATTTCCGACAAGCCGGGCGACTGTCCCATCTGCAACATGCGGCTTGTGCCAATCGCGGAGCAACAGGGCACGCCCGTGACTACCAGTAAAAAGAAAATCATGTACCGCTCCACGATGAACCCCGTCGAAATCAGCGACAAGCCAGGCAAGGATTCAATGGGTATGGACATGGAGCCGTTCGAGGTCGAGGAGGGCGAGGGAGGATCGACGGTGAGCAGTCTCGCGACAGTTTCTATCGCTCCGGCAGCCCGCCAGCGAATGGGGTTGACTCTGGGCTTCATTGAGAAACGCGAACTTTCGCGTGACATCCGTACTTCGGCGCGCATCGTGGCTGATGAAACGCGGTTGTTCAGAGTTACAACAAAGGTCGAGGGCTGGGTGGACACACTGTTCATCAACGTCACAGGCCAGGAGGTCAGGAAGGGTGAACCATTGCTGGCTATTTACAGTCCAGAACTGGTTTCAGCCCAGCAGGAATACCTCTTGGCGATTCAGACCGTCAAAGAATTGGCGCGGAGCTCGAACGACAATGTGTTGCGCAGTGCGGACATGTTGCTCGAGGCAGCGTTACGGAGGTTGCAGCTCTGGGATATCAGCGACGATCAGATCAAACGGCTCGAACAGACGGGTCAGGTTGAAAAGAATCTGACGCTTTATGCGCCCGCCAGCGGGTGGGTGATCGAAAAAAACATACTGGCAGGTCAGAAGATCATGCCCGGAGACTCGCTTCTGGTCATCGCCGATCTTACTCATGTGTGGGGCGACGCCGATATCTATCAGTCAGACCTGCCGTACGTGAAGGTCGGGATGCCGGTTGAAGTCACGATTCCCTTCTGGGAAAGCAAGACTTTCAAAGGCACGGTGACGTTCATTACGCCGACACTCGATGCTCAGACACGCACCGTGAAGGCACGTCTGGACATTGAAAACCCGGAGCTTCTGCTCAAGCCTGAGATGTACGCCAACGCTCGACTTTTCTACTCCTTAGGTGAGATGTTGGCAATTCCCGAAGCTGCCATTATGCGCACGGGCGAACAGATATATGCGTTCAAGGAGGCAGGCGATGGTCGGCTCATTCCCATCCAGATCAAGATCGGCCCGCGCGCGGATGGCTTTTTCCAGTTGCTGTCAGGTCTGAACAAGGGGGATAGGGTTGCCACATCTGCGAACTTCCTTGTAGACTCGGAGTCGCAATTGAAGGCAGCGCTGGAAGCCGTGGGAGGGCACAAGCATTGA